The following is a genomic window from Amycolatopsis australiensis.
GACGGTCAGGCCGGCGGCGGGCCCGCTCACCTGGAGCGCGGAGCCGCCGAGCGCACCGGCGACGACACCGCCGACGACGGCGGCCACGAGCCCGGCGGCGACGGGCGCGCCCGAAGCCAGGGCGATGCCGAGGGACAGGGGAACAGCGACGAGGAACACGACCAGTGAGGCCGGCAGGTCGTGGCGGAGCACGGCGAGGGGTCTCATGATCGCCATGCAACCGGAAATCAGGTGGAATGTCCGCTATGCGCCACTCGATCGTGTGAACATCTCGCCACAGTTAGCCTGAACGACACAAATCGGGCATCACGTTAACACCCCGTTCACGAGATCATTTTCTGTCAATCGACAGATATTTCCCGTGCGCCACAAGGGTTTGCGGCCGGTCCCGAGCGCCCCAATGTGGCCTTCGGTACGTCACACGCACCCAAGGCGGCCTTCGGTGCGTCTCACGCACCCAAGGCCACATTGGGGCGCTTCGGGTCAGTGCTCCAGGGCACTCGCCGGGACGAACGTGCGCGCCGCATTGTCCAAAAGGGACACTTGGGCCGCGCCGACGTCGAAGTACATCCCGGTCAGCCGCAGCGCGCCGCGCTCGAGCGCCGCGGCCACCACCGGGTGGCCGCGCAGGTTTTCCAGTTGCTGCACCACGTTCTGCAGCGCCAGCTGGTCGGCCTCGGCGGCCGGCCGGTCACCGCCGAGGAGCAGGGGTGCCTCTCGGCTGCGCCGCCGCAACGTCGCTTCGCCGTGCCGCAGCCAGCTGCCGAGCTGCCCGAGACCGTCCGGTGCCTGGCCGAGCAGAGCTTTCATCGCGCCGCAGCCGGAATGCCCGCACACCACGATTTCGGCGACGCCGAGCACGCCGACCGCGTACTCGATCGCCGCGCCGACCGACGAGTCGCCGCCGTCCGGCGGCGGCACCAGGTTGCCGATGTTCCGCACGGTGAACAGGTCGCCGGGGCCGCTGGTCGTGATCAGGTTCGGCACGATCCGCGCGTCGCCGCAGGTGATGAACAGCGTGTGCGGCTGCTGGCCGTTCGCGAGCCCGCTCCACGTGTCGCGCAGCAGCGGAGCCGTGCGGCGCTGGAACTCCGAAGCGCCCCGGCACAGCAGGGAACTGGCCGTGCGCTGGGCCGGCAGGACGACGTGCTCGGCCTGCCACTGCGACCACGGCGCGAGCCACCGCGGCACGACACGCGCGGCGACGCTGCGGCGCACGGTCGGCGCGCCCGCGGTGCCGCGCTCGAACCACGGGTGCCCGATCTCGTCGACCGTGACCGGCCCGGCGTGCGCCTGCTGCCAGCCGCGCAGGCAGTCGAACGCGGCGTGGTCGAGGTAGTCGACGAGCAGCTCGAGCGTGACTTCGGCGTGCGGCGGCACTTCGGCGAGCACGCGGGTCAGCCGCGGCACGGACAGGAAAGTCAGCGCGCCTTCGATGACGACCCGGTGGCGCTCGCCGTCCCGCTCCACGTGGATGCCGGAGAAGATCATCCGCCGCAGCATCAGCGCGAGCGCCAGCAGGATCCCGGCGGCGACGCCGGTGAGCAGGTTGACCGCGACCGCGCCGGCGAGCGTGACGGCGTACACCGGCAGGTCGCCGTGGCGCCGGACTTCCTTGAGCCCGTTGAGGTTCACCAGCTTCGCGCCGACGTACACGAGCAGTGCGGCGAGAGCGGCCAGCGGGATCAGCCGCAGCGCCCCGGTGAACAGCAGGCAGGCGGCGAGGATCCAGACGCAGTGCAGGATCGACGACGCGCGGGTGCTTGCACCGGCCTCGAAGTTGGTCATGCTGCGCACGATCACGCCGGTGACGGGGAATCCGCCGAGCGCACCGGCGGCGACGTTCGCCGCGCCCTGCCCGACCAGCTCGCGGTCGAGGTCGCTGCGCGGGCCGCCGCGCAGCTTGTCCACCGACACGGCGGAAAGCAGGCTTTCGAGGCCGGCGATCAGCGCGATGGTGACGGCGGCGAGCGCGAAACCGGCCCAGCCACCGTCGGGCAGCCGAGGCACGACGTGCAGCGCGGGCAGCCCGGCGGGAAGGTCGACGCGCGGCAGGGTCAGGCCGGCCGCGACGGACAGGCCGGTGGCCAGCGCGACCGCGGCCAGCGGCGCGGGCACGCGACGGACGGCTTTCGGCAGCCGCGGCCAGGCGAGCAGCACCGCGAGGGTGACGACGCCGATGAGCACGGCCTGGTCGTGGTGCCCGGCGACCTGGCCGGGCAGCGCGACGACGTTCGCGAGCGCGGAGCCCTGGGCCGAGCCGCCGAGCACGACGTGGAGCTGCCCGAGGACGAGCGTGACCCCGATACCGGCGAGCAGCCCGTGCACGATGGCGGGCGAGACGGCGAGCGCGGCGCGGGCGAGGCGGGTGAGCCCGAAGAGGATCTGCAGCAGCCCGGCGGCGACGGTGATCGCGCAGGTGACGGGCCAGCCGTGGGTGGCGATGGTGTCGGCCAGCACGACGGTGAGAGCGGCGGATGGCCCGCTGACCTGCAGCGGCGACCCGCCGAAGAGACTCGCGACGAGCCCGCCGGCAACGGCGGAGATCAGGCCGGAGAGCAGCGGCGCCCCGGCGGCGAAGGCGACACCGAGGGAAAGGGGGACGGCGACGAGGAAGACGACTATCGAGGCGAGGACATCGTGCTTGAGGCCGGCGAGGAGCTTGGGAGGTCCGGTGTCGTGTTCACCGCGAACGATCTCGATCATGGACGCAGGATCGCCGAACCGAGCCGGAAAGTCCGCTACGCAAGCATTTCTCGCATTCGTCCGGGTACGGATCGATGCGGTCCGGCGGACCGATCAGGGGAAAGGACAAGCGATAGCCTCCGCCGATCGCGTGGCGCGGACCGCGCACAGGCACGGAGGGCGACGATGAGGAACGTTCGGGTCTGCGTGTGCGCGCAGTCACACCCGATGCGCTGAATTCGAGCCTGACCGAGCACCGAGAGACTTCTCGGCCCCCGCTCAACACAACCGAACCGGCAACGCCTCCAAACCGTGGATGAGCGAACTCGACCGGTAAACGAGCTCATCGGGCTTCACATCCAGGGCGAGCCCGGGAAACCGCGCGAGCAGCCCGCCCAACGCGATCTCGGCCTCGAGCCGAGCCAACGGCGCCCCGACGCAGTAATGGATCCCGTGCCCGAACGCCAGGTGCCCACCGGCGGCACGCGTGACGTCCAGCCGGTCCGGCTCCGGATACCGCTCCGCGTCGCGGTTCGCGCCCAGCAGGGACACGAGCACGAACTCGCCTGCCGGGATCGGCACGCCGCCGACCTCCACCGGTTCCGCGGTGAACCGCAGCGTCGCCAGGTGGATCGGGCCGTCGAAGCGGAGGAACTCCTCGACCGCGTTCGGCAGCAGCTGCGGCTCGGCGCGCAGCCGCGCCAGCTGCTCCGGCTCGCGCAGCAGCGCGAGCACGCCGTTGG
Proteins encoded in this region:
- a CDS encoding bifunctional SulP family inorganic anion transporter/carbonic anhydrase, with the protein product MIEIVRGEHDTGPPKLLAGLKHDVLASIVVFLVAVPLSLGVAFAAGAPLLSGLISAVAGGLVASLFGGSPLQVSGPSAALTVVLADTIATHGWPVTCAITVAAGLLQILFGLTRLARAALAVSPAIVHGLLAGIGVTLVLGQLHVVLGGSAQGSALANVVALPGQVAGHHDQAVLIGVVTLAVLLAWPRLPKAVRRVPAPLAAVALATGLSVAAGLTLPRVDLPAGLPALHVVPRLPDGGWAGFALAAVTIALIAGLESLLSAVSVDKLRGGPRSDLDRELVGQGAANVAAGALGGFPVTGVIVRSMTNFEAGASTRASSILHCVWILAACLLFTGALRLIPLAALAALLVYVGAKLVNLNGLKEVRRHGDLPVYAVTLAGAVAVNLLTGVAAGILLALALMLRRMIFSGIHVERDGERHRVVIEGALTFLSVPRLTRVLAEVPPHAEVTLELLVDYLDHAAFDCLRGWQQAHAGPVTVDEIGHPWFERGTAGAPTVRRSVAARVVPRWLAPWSQWQAEHVVLPAQRTASSLLCRGASEFQRRTAPLLRDTWSGLANGQQPHTLFITCGDARIVPNLITTSGPGDLFTVRNIGNLVPPPDGGDSSVGAAIEYAVGVLGVAEIVVCGHSGCGAMKALLGQAPDGLGQLGSWLRHGEATLRRRSREAPLLLGGDRPAAEADQLALQNVVQQLENLRGHPVVAAALERGALRLTGMYFDVGAAQVSLLDNAARTFVPASALEH